In Candidatus Binatia bacterium, one DNA window encodes the following:
- a CDS encoding FAD-dependent monooxygenase — protein sequence MSVLCRPSSSPRVLIVGAGPTGLVLALNLARRGVPFRIVADAGGPGQRSRAMVVQARTLEFYRQLGFAEEIVDEGIVVPHLHLREASGDGRLREMVRLNFTDLGDGISPYPFALTYPQDDHERFLIKKLAAAGIDVEWNTKLTALPRMDEGSVVATLVGPRGSEQLEVDYLCGCDGAHSAVRTALGLGFAGKTYDRLFFVCDAKVDAPFDHDLYVTLGERALVLIFAVRSTGMRRLIGLIPSGLSESDTVTFESIRGYVEPLLGVHVTEVNWFATYRVHHRVAERFRSGRVFILGDAAHIHSPAGGQGMNTGIGDATNLGWKLADAVTGRAAQTILDSFEEERIGFARALVATTDRAFTAIVAPGGRGQATRRILAPLLLAAGTRLTSVRRLFFRVVSQTQIHYPHSSLSDGKAAGIRGGDRLPWVASLDNFAPLRSLDWQVHVYGNAGPQITAAAERRGVPVHAFAWDTGARSVGLAQNAAYLVRPDGYVALALDGDDGARFRSYADRIGLVKVPASGPAL from the coding sequence GTGAGCGTGTTGTGCCGCCCCTCCAGCTCGCCGCGCGTGCTCATCGTCGGGGCTGGGCCAACGGGGCTCGTGCTGGCGCTGAACCTGGCGCGGCGCGGCGTGCCGTTCCGGATCGTCGCCGACGCCGGCGGCCCGGGCCAGCGGTCGCGCGCGATGGTCGTTCAGGCGCGCACGCTGGAGTTCTATCGCCAGCTGGGGTTCGCGGAGGAGATCGTCGACGAGGGAATCGTCGTTCCGCATCTGCACCTGCGCGAGGCGAGCGGGGACGGGCGCCTGCGCGAGATGGTCAGACTGAACTTCACTGATCTCGGCGACGGCATCAGCCCGTATCCCTTTGCGCTCACCTATCCGCAAGACGATCACGAGCGCTTCCTGATCAAGAAGCTGGCGGCGGCGGGGATCGACGTCGAGTGGAACACCAAGCTTACCGCGTTGCCACGCATGGACGAGGGGAGCGTCGTGGCAACGCTGGTTGGTCCGCGCGGAAGCGAGCAGCTCGAGGTCGACTACCTGTGTGGCTGCGACGGCGCGCACTCGGCCGTGCGCACGGCGCTGGGACTTGGTTTTGCCGGCAAGACCTACGACCGGCTCTTCTTCGTGTGCGACGCAAAGGTCGATGCGCCGTTCGATCACGATCTCTACGTGACGCTCGGCGAGCGCGCTCTGGTGCTGATTTTCGCCGTGCGATCGACCGGCATGCGGCGCCTGATCGGCTTGATTCCAAGCGGACTCTCGGAGAGCGACACCGTGACGTTCGAGAGCATTCGCGGATACGTCGAGCCGCTGTTGGGAGTGCACGTCACCGAGGTAAACTGGTTTGCGACCTACCGCGTGCACCATCGGGTCGCGGAGCGCTTCCGGTCCGGTCGCGTCTTCATCCTCGGGGACGCGGCGCACATCCACAGCCCCGCCGGCGGACAGGGCATGAATACCGGAATCGGCGACGCGACGAACCTCGGGTGGAAGCTGGCGGACGCGGTCACCGGGCGCGCCGCCCAGACCATCCTGGACTCGTTCGAAGAAGAACGCATCGGCTTCGCGCGCGCCTTAGTGGCGACGACGGACCGCGCGTTCACTGCCATCGTCGCGCCCGGGGGGCGCGGTCAGGCGACTCGGCGCATCCTCGCGCCATTGCTGCTGGCCGCGGGTACTCGTCTTACATCCGTGCGCCGGCTGTTCTTCCGCGTCGTCTCGCAGACGCAGATCCACTATCCCCATTCGAGCCTGAGCGACGGCAAAGCCGCCGGCATTCGCGGCGGCGATCGGCTGCCGTGGGTCGCGAGCCTCGATAACTTCGCGCCGCTGCGGTCGCTGGACTGGCAGGTGCACGTGTACGGCAATGCCGGGCCGCAAATTACCGCAGCGGCCGAGCGCCGCGGCGTCCCGGTGCATGCGTTTGCCTGGGATACCGGCGCGCGCAGCGTAGGCCTGGCGCAAAACGCGGCGTACCTCGTTCGGCCCGACGGTTACGTCGCGCTGGCGCTCGACGGGGACGACGGCGCACGCTTCCGGTCGTATGCGGATCGGATCGGGCTCGTCAAAGTTCCGGCGAGCGGCCCAGCGCTCTAG